From the genome of Flavobacterium luteolum, one region includes:
- a CDS encoding flavin reductase family protein codes for MISVNPKEIPTAKLQGYLQSSIGPRPIAFASTISEAGVPNLSPFSFFNVFSANPPILVFSPSRRVRDNTIKHTLINAEATREVVINVVNYDIVQQTSLASTEYGDGVNEFIKAGLTQIPSDLVKPYRVKESPVQFECKITQIIPLGTEGGAGNLILCEVVKIHIDESILDENGAIDQHKIDLVSRLGNNWYSRSNQGLFEVAKPLTTLGVGVDAIPDFVKESPVFDGNDLGKLGNVETLPTKEEVSIFVKANFAVKGVLSSDDQKKVHLEAKKYLDSGDVESAWKVLLAKK; via the coding sequence ATGATCAGCGTTAACCCAAAAGAGATTCCAACAGCCAAATTGCAAGGCTATCTGCAGAGTTCAATCGGACCTAGACCTATTGCTTTTGCAAGCACAATTAGCGAAGCTGGAGTTCCAAATTTATCTCCGTTTAGTTTCTTTAATGTGTTTAGTGCCAATCCGCCAATTTTGGTTTTTTCGCCATCAAGGCGTGTTCGTGATAATACCATTAAACATACTTTAATCAACGCTGAAGCAACACGAGAAGTGGTAATAAATGTCGTTAACTACGATATTGTGCAGCAAACTTCTTTAGCAAGTACAGAATATGGAGACGGAGTAAACGAATTTATTAAAGCTGGATTAACTCAAATTCCTTCTGATTTAGTAAAACCATATCGCGTAAAAGAATCTCCAGTTCAGTTTGAATGCAAGATTACGCAGATTATTCCGTTAGGAACAGAAGGAGGAGCAGGAAATTTGATTTTATGTGAAGTTGTCAAAATTCATATTGACGAATCGATTTTAGATGAAAATGGAGCGATTGATCAGCATAAAATTGACTTGGTTTCAAGACTTGGAAATAATTGGTATTCAAGATCTAATCAAGGGCTTTTTGAAGTAGCAAAACCCCTGACAACATTGGGAGTAGGCGTAGATGCGATACCAGATTTTGTAAAAGAAAGCCCTGTTTTTGATGGGAATGATTTAGGAAAATTAGGAAATGTTGAAACCTTGCCTACAAAAGAAGAAGTTAGTATATTTGTGAAAGCAAATTTTGCAGTCAAAGGAGTTTTAAGCTCAGACGACCAGAAAAAAGTACATTTAGAAGCCAAAAAATACTTGGATAGTGGCGATGTAGAATCGGCTTGGAAAGTGCTTTTAGCTAAAAAATAA
- a CDS encoding MOSC domain-containing protein, whose translation MSAIYSVKEIYIYPIKSLAGISLESAKAEEMGFENDRRWMLIDAENQMLTQREHRIMSQFYPQISQGRISITFQDQRHEFSVAEHLENVIEVNVWDDKSEVVEVNLETSKWFSQHLGFDCKLVKILKNGARKHESSKLKETFNVSLADGYPYLLIGSKSLDFLNDKLDEKITIKRFRPNIVVSTENPHEEDDFKTFAIGDVQFKNIKPCGRCVMVNNDPENGRLKKEPLKTLSKYRNVDNSVLFGTNIVSLNSGIIRVGDEVVF comes from the coding sequence ATGAGTGCAATTTACAGTGTAAAAGAAATTTATATTTATCCGATAAAAAGTTTGGCAGGAATTAGTCTTGAATCTGCAAAAGCTGAAGAAATGGGATTTGAAAACGATCGCCGCTGGATGCTCATTGATGCAGAAAATCAAATGCTTACACAAAGAGAACATCGCATTATGAGTCAGTTTTATCCGCAGATCTCACAAGGAAGAATTAGCATTACTTTTCAGGATCAAAGGCATGAATTTTCTGTTGCTGAGCATTTAGAAAATGTAATAGAAGTTAATGTTTGGGATGATAAAAGTGAAGTGGTTGAGGTGAATCTTGAAACTTCAAAATGGTTTAGTCAGCATTTAGGTTTTGATTGTAAATTGGTTAAAATACTTAAAAATGGAGCTCGTAAACATGAAAGTTCCAAATTAAAAGAAACATTCAATGTGAGCTTGGCAGATGGTTATCCATACTTATTAATTGGATCCAAAAGTTTGGATTTTTTGAATGACAAATTGGATGAAAAAATTACCATCAAAAGATTTCGCCCAAACATTGTCGTAAGTACCGAAAATCCTCATGAAGAAGATGATTTTAAGACTTTTGCGATAGGAGATGTTCAATTTAAAAACATAAAACCCTGCGGAAGATGTGTTATGGTAAACAATGATCCGGAGAATGGACGTTTGAAAAAAGAACCTTTAAAAACTTTAAGCAAATACAGAAATGTAGATAATTCTGTTTTATTTGGAACCAATATTGTGAGTTTGAATTCTGGAATTATCAGAGTAGGCGATGAGGTTGTTTTCTAG
- a CDS encoding DUF3127 domain-containing protein: MEVTGKVKVVNPEQQVSASFKKRELVVTTEEQYPQHILIEFTQDKCDLLSSYKQGDAVKVSINLRGREWVNPQGETRYFNSIQGWRIERLAAEGPAQGAPMPAAETFAPATNLNEDEPDDLPF, encoded by the coding sequence ATGGAAGTTACAGGAAAAGTAAAAGTGGTTAACCCAGAGCAGCAAGTTAGTGCCTCATTCAAAAAAAGAGAGTTAGTTGTTACTACTGAGGAGCAGTATCCACAACATATTTTAATCGAATTTACACAAGATAAATGCGATTTGTTGAGTAGCTATAAACAAGGAGATGCAGTAAAAGTTTCTATCAATTTAAGAGGAAGAGAATGGGTTAATCCGCAAGGAGAAACTAGATATTTCAATAGTATTCAAGGTTGGAGAATCGAAAGATTAGCAGCAGAAGGACCTGCACAAGGAGCTCCAATGCCAGCAGCAGAAACTTTTGCTCCAGCAACAAATTTAAACGAAGACGAACCAGACGATTTACCGTTCTAA
- the aat gene encoding leucyl/phenylalanyl-tRNA--protein transferase → MYYLFNDLFFPPVTEADEEGVLAIGGDLSSERLLLAYKSGIFPWFNEGEPILWWAPDPRMVLFFDELVISKSMKKILNKKMFKVTYNKNFREVISNCQQIKREGQNGTWISDEMINAYCKLNEEGVAKSVEVWQDDVLVGGLYGIDLGDVFCGESMFSKVSNASKTAFIALALYLKKENYKLLDCQVYNPHLESLGCREIDREEFMSILKSK, encoded by the coding sequence ATGTACTATTTATTCAACGATTTATTTTTTCCGCCAGTTACAGAAGCAGATGAAGAAGGTGTTTTGGCAATTGGAGGCGATCTGAGTTCAGAACGTTTGCTATTAGCTTACAAAAGCGGTATTTTTCCTTGGTTTAATGAGGGAGAACCAATTCTTTGGTGGGCACCAGATCCTAGAATGGTATTGTTTTTTGATGAATTGGTGATATCCAAAAGCATGAAAAAGATTCTCAACAAAAAAATGTTTAAGGTCACTTATAACAAAAATTTCAGAGAAGTAATTTCAAATTGCCAGCAGATAAAACGTGAAGGCCAAAATGGGACTTGGATTTCTGATGAAATGATAAATGCGTACTGCAAATTGAATGAGGAAGGAGTCGCTAAATCTGTTGAGGTCTGGCAAGATGATGTTTTGGTTGGCGGTTTGTATGGAATTGATTTGGGAGATGTTTTTTGTGGAGAAAGTATGTTCTCTAAAGTTTCAAATGCTTCAAAAACAGCTTTTATTGCTTTAGCTTTATATTTGAAGAAAGAAAATTATAAATTATTGGATTGCCAGGTTTACAATCCGCATTTGGAGAGCTTAGGCTGCCGAGAAATTGATCGTGAAGAGTTTATGTCTATTTTAAAAAGTAAATAG
- a CDS encoding TonB-dependent receptor, whose translation MKTIFEGTKVLRYKGSEVQKMSRTKSIFFLLFSFFYSLISFAQQQDSSKVNQLDDVLVSAVRVTSKTPVSFSNMDKKEIKYRNLGQDIPVLMNYLPSVVTTSDAGNGVGYTGIRVRGSDATRVNVTINGIPYNDAESQGTFWVNMPDFASSVESLQLQRGVGTSTNGAGAFGASLNMLTDSYARKATGEISSSAGSFNTIKNTVKFSTGLLNDHFEIAGRLSTIKTHGYIDRGSADLKSYFLQGTYVGKTTLIKALVFGGTQKTYQSWNGIDAETLNTDRTFNSAGMYTDDAGNVHFYDNETDNYNQDHYQLHWSESISDKWSTNLAFHYTKGKGYYENYKEDEPVEGYGPIKPTKTVEDDNGNLVPVTDLIRQKWLDNDFYGTTFSAKYVTEKLNVILGGGWNKYEGDHFGKVIWAQYSDQSALGAHYYDDYSSKTDGNVFAKANYQFTEKLSFYGDLQYRNVKYKANSKETGLVDDNFNFFNPKAGLNYAFNEKNTLYFSYARANREPNRTDYEGGNVKPEKLNDFELGWRFNSEKFQLNSNLYYMGYRDQLILTGRLDDVGNPIRANTEKSYRLGFEFDATIALSEKFTLRPNFTLSSNKNVDLAVDGEFYGTTKIAYSPEVIAGNVIVYKPMERLYLSLLQKYVGEQYMNNIELPAAKLADYFVNDFNASYEIKPKTIFQSITITALVNNIFDKKYVSNGAMWDVYPYYYPQAGTNFLIGLSLKF comes from the coding sequence ATGAAAACTATTTTTGAAGGTACTAAGGTGCTAAGATACAAAGGTTCTGAGGTTCAAAAAATGAGCAGAACCAAATCTATTTTCTTTCTTCTATTTTCTTTCTTCTATTCTCTAATTTCTTTTGCACAACAGCAAGATTCTTCCAAAGTGAATCAGCTTGATGATGTATTGGTTTCAGCGGTTCGTGTTACTTCAAAAACTCCCGTGAGTTTCAGTAATATGGATAAAAAGGAAATTAAGTATAGAAATCTAGGTCAGGACATTCCTGTTTTAATGAATTATCTTCCTTCGGTTGTAACAACTTCAGATGCAGGAAATGGTGTTGGTTACACTGGAATTCGAGTTCGTGGAAGTGACGCAACACGTGTTAACGTAACCATAAACGGAATTCCGTACAATGATGCTGAAAGCCAAGGAACGTTTTGGGTTAATATGCCCGATTTTGCTTCTTCTGTAGAAAGTCTTCAATTACAGCGCGGAGTTGGAACATCAACAAATGGAGCAGGTGCTTTTGGTGCCAGTTTAAATATGCTTACAGATAGTTATGCAAGAAAAGCGACAGGTGAGATTTCAAGTTCTGCAGGATCATTCAATACAATTAAAAATACTGTTAAGTTTAGTACAGGTTTATTAAATGATCATTTTGAAATTGCTGGACGTTTGTCTACAATAAAAACACACGGATATATTGATCGCGGAAGCGCCGATTTAAAATCATATTTCTTGCAAGGGACTTATGTTGGCAAAACAACTTTGATTAAAGCATTAGTTTTTGGAGGAACTCAAAAAACATATCAATCTTGGAACGGAATCGATGCAGAAACTCTTAATACAGATCGTACTTTTAATTCTGCCGGAATGTATACAGACGATGCTGGAAATGTACACTTCTATGATAACGAAACCGATAATTACAATCAGGATCATTATCAATTGCATTGGAGTGAATCGATTTCTGATAAATGGAGCACAAATCTGGCATTTCATTATACAAAAGGAAAGGGGTATTACGAAAATTATAAAGAAGATGAACCTGTTGAAGGCTATGGACCAATTAAGCCAACAAAAACAGTTGAAGACGACAATGGAAATTTAGTTCCAGTAACCGATTTGATTCGTCAAAAATGGTTGGATAATGATTTCTACGGAACTACTTTTTCTGCTAAATATGTAACAGAAAAACTAAATGTTATTTTAGGTGGCGGTTGGAATAAATACGAAGGTGACCATTTTGGAAAAGTAATCTGGGCGCAATATTCAGATCAGTCAGCGTTAGGAGCTCATTATTACGATGATTATTCGTCAAAAACGGATGGTAATGTTTTCGCGAAAGCAAATTATCAATTCACAGAAAAATTAAGTTTCTACGGAGATTTGCAATACAGAAATGTGAAATATAAAGCAAATAGTAAAGAAACTGGTTTGGTAGATGATAATTTTAATTTCTTTAATCCGAAAGCTGGTTTGAACTATGCTTTTAATGAAAAAAACACTTTGTATTTTTCTTATGCTCGAGCAAATCGTGAGCCAAATAGAACAGATTACGAAGGCGGAAATGTAAAACCGGAAAAACTGAATGATTTTGAGTTAGGATGGAGATTCAATTCAGAGAAATTTCAATTGAATTCGAATCTTTATTATATGGGATATAGAGATCAATTGATTTTAACGGGAAGATTAGACGATGTTGGAAACCCGATTCGTGCCAATACAGAGAAAAGCTACCGTTTAGGATTTGAGTTCGATGCCACAATTGCACTTTCTGAAAAATTTACTTTAAGACCAAACTTTACGTTGAGCAGCAATAAAAACGTAGATTTGGCTGTTGATGGTGAATTTTACGGAACAACAAAAATTGCCTATTCTCCAGAAGTAATTGCAGGAAACGTTATTGTGTATAAACCTATGGAGAGATTGTATCTTTCGTTACTGCAAAAATATGTTGGAGAACAATACATGAACAATATTGAACTTCCAGCAGCTAAACTGGCAGATTACTTCGTAAACGATTTTAATGCATCTTACGAAATAAAGCCAAAAACGATTTTCCAATCGATAACGATTACAGCTTTGGTAAATAATATTTTCGACAAGAAATATGTTTCAAACGGAGCAATGTGGGACGTTTACCCATACTATTATCCGCAAGCGGGAACAAACTTCTTAATTGGTTTGAGTTTGAAATTCTAA
- a CDS encoding HIT family protein produces MASIFTKIVNGEIPAYKIAEDENYLAFLDVNPNAKGHTLCIPKQEIDKIFDMDEELYLGLMKFSKKVAAALEKTVPCKRIGIAVVGLEVPHAHVHLIPLKHMDEMRFIDKVSLSKEEFEALAKDIQSNL; encoded by the coding sequence ATGGCATCAATATTCACTAAAATAGTAAACGGAGAAATTCCGGCATACAAAATCGCTGAAGACGAAAACTATTTAGCATTTTTGGATGTAAATCCTAATGCTAAAGGACACACGCTTTGTATTCCGAAACAAGAAATCGATAAGATTTTTGATATGGACGAAGAACTGTATTTAGGTTTAATGAAATTTTCTAAAAAAGTGGCAGCAGCTTTAGAAAAAACAGTTCCATGCAAAAGAATCGGAATAGCAGTTGTTGGACTTGAAGTGCCTCATGCACACGTACATTTGATTCCGTTAAAACACATGGACGAAATGCGTTTTATTGATAAAGTTTCACTTTCAAAAGAAGAATTTGAAGCTTTGGCAAAAGATATTCAATCAAATTTATAA
- a CDS encoding sensor histidine kinase has product MSFSERTNTTRWIIISVCFIIISLILWNTYTFFQIFKNEERLKMNLFVKAQITIVNADENTDVELPLQIFNNNTSIPGIIMLYDKVVSAVNVPDEILNDKKKLTAFLNKLKNENEPITFEYAPGKYQTLYYGNSSLLNKLKYYPIALLLIIFLCIALIYNFYKSTKMATQNKLWAGMAKETAHQIGTPLSSLIGWVEILKTEDIDPSISTEIEKDIERLQTITDRFSKIGSVPVLELHDIVEETKTAYEYLQSRFSKQVAFSFQAPNEPILAMINPTLHSWTIENLVKNAIDAMKGKGTLDLYIEQDANHVKINIKDSGTGIPKKQFKTIFETGFTTKKRGWGLGLSLTKRIVEEYHNGKIKVLNSEIGKGTTFQISLNKKVQ; this is encoded by the coding sequence ATGTCTTTTTCTGAAAGAACAAATACAACCCGCTGGATTATTATTTCGGTATGTTTTATAATCATTTCTCTAATTCTTTGGAACACTTACACTTTCTTCCAAATTTTTAAAAACGAGGAACGTTTGAAAATGAACCTTTTTGTGAAGGCACAAATTACAATCGTTAACGCCGATGAGAATACTGATGTAGAACTTCCTCTCCAGATTTTCAACAATAATACTTCGATTCCAGGTATAATAATGTTGTATGATAAAGTAGTAAGTGCAGTAAATGTTCCTGATGAAATTCTTAATGATAAGAAAAAACTAACTGCTTTCTTGAATAAGTTAAAAAATGAAAACGAGCCTATTACTTTTGAATATGCTCCAGGGAAATATCAGACGTTATATTACGGAAACTCTTCATTACTAAACAAACTTAAATACTACCCGATTGCGCTGCTTCTGATTATATTTTTATGCATTGCTTTAATTTACAACTTCTATAAAAGTACCAAAATGGCAACCCAAAACAAACTTTGGGCAGGAATGGCAAAAGAAACAGCACATCAGATTGGAACACCGCTATCTTCATTAATTGGCTGGGTCGAAATATTAAAAACCGAAGATATTGATCCATCAATTAGTACTGAAATCGAAAAAGATATTGAACGTTTGCAAACTATTACTGATCGTTTTTCTAAAATTGGTTCTGTACCCGTTTTAGAACTTCATGATATTGTAGAAGAAACAAAAACGGCTTATGAGTATTTGCAATCTCGTTTTTCCAAGCAGGTCGCGTTTTCGTTTCAAGCTCCAAACGAACCTATTCTAGCTATGATAAATCCAACGCTGCATAGCTGGACTATCGAAAATTTAGTTAAAAATGCCATTGATGCCATGAAAGGAAAAGGAACCTTAGATCTTTATATCGAACAGGATGCAAATCATGTAAAGATTAACATTAAAGATTCTGGAACTGGAATTCCAAAAAAACAATTTAAAACCATTTTTGAAACTGGTTTTACGACTAAAAAACGCGGTTGGGGACTTGGACTTTCTTTAACTAAAAGAATTGTCGAGGAATATCACAACGGAAAAATAAAAGTACTGAATTCTGAAATTGGGAAAGGAACTACTTTTCAGATTTCATTAAATAAAAAAGTGCAATAA
- a CDS encoding DUF4301 family protein, protein MEKDLKQQKTNIIKIALFGPESTGKTTLAKQLADYYETEWVPEFARDYLQEKWEENKHICVADDMMPIAYGQTALENEKLASANKYLFCDTNLMVTKVFSEMYYGFCDPLLNEAALKHEYDLFFLTDIDVPWEKDDIRDTPEGRETVFSVFKQTLIDTKKPFITLSGDKETRLAKATGIIHDLTLAKENDFSSNDFVQIYNRGISFETILKQLKSFKKGIAKSNLIRPATINDGILNLSENEFHQKALFFDQEKDKFKIKKFVPASGAATRMYKFLIAFLNDFDIEKETINAYINRKNDKELAIFIVGMEKFPFFETVDKKLREIYPEFESLERDYKNYYFIKLLLSPDYFNSANKPKAVLPFHQYDTHIANPIEEHLNECVHYASSKNVSNLHFTVSEIHQNLFEIAVDEIKGKIEKPSGIKIDIGYSYQSKRTDSITLDGKNKLVKDKDDNLIFRPGGHGALIENLNNLDADVIFIKNIDNVIQNHIDQITLYKKALAGILVEMQQKVFEYLRLIDQEKIKEDNIKEILLFLENGFNVEMTADFNKFTFENKISKLKELLDRPTRVCGMVKNEGEPGGGPFWVMNKKGIKSLQIVETSQVDLEDKKQERILAEATHFNPVDLVCGIKNYKNEKFDLLQYVDQKAGFIVEKSVEGKSVKNYELPGLWNGSMANWLTVFVAVPLITFNPVKTVNDLLKAAHQPQ, encoded by the coding sequence ATGGAGAAAGATCTTAAACAGCAAAAAACAAATATCATAAAAATTGCTTTGTTTGGACCTGAAAGTACAGGAAAAACAACCTTAGCAAAACAGCTTGCAGATTACTATGAAACCGAATGGGTTCCTGAATTTGCACGTGATTATTTGCAAGAAAAATGGGAAGAGAATAAGCATATTTGTGTAGCTGATGATATGATGCCAATTGCTTATGGTCAGACTGCATTGGAAAATGAAAAATTGGCTAGTGCAAATAAATACTTGTTTTGCGATACCAATTTGATGGTAACCAAAGTGTTTTCTGAAATGTATTATGGTTTTTGTGATCCGCTTTTAAACGAAGCGGCGCTAAAACATGAATACGATTTGTTTTTCCTGACCGATATTGATGTTCCTTGGGAAAAGGACGATATTCGTGATACTCCAGAAGGAAGAGAAACGGTATTTTCTGTTTTTAAGCAGACATTAATAGATACAAAAAAGCCTTTTATAACATTATCAGGAGACAAAGAAACACGTTTGGCAAAAGCAACAGGTATTATTCATGATTTGACTTTGGCTAAAGAAAATGATTTTTCGTCTAATGATTTTGTGCAGATATATAATAGAGGAATTTCTTTTGAAACTATTTTAAAACAATTAAAAAGCTTTAAAAAAGGAATCGCAAAAAGTAATTTAATTAGACCCGCTACAATCAATGATGGGATTTTAAATTTATCAGAAAACGAATTTCACCAAAAAGCTTTGTTTTTTGACCAAGAGAAGGATAAATTTAAAATTAAAAAGTTTGTTCCAGCATCTGGTGCGGCGACAAGAATGTACAAATTCTTAATAGCATTTCTGAATGATTTTGATATTGAAAAGGAAACGATAAATGCCTATATCAACAGGAAAAACGATAAAGAACTGGCTATTTTTATTGTTGGTATGGAGAAGTTTCCCTTCTTTGAAACTGTCGATAAAAAGTTAAGAGAAATTTATCCTGAATTTGAGTCTTTAGAAAGAGATTATAAAAATTATTATTTTATAAAATTACTGTTGTCTCCAGACTATTTTAATTCAGCAAACAAACCAAAAGCTGTTTTACCATTTCATCAATATGATACGCATATTGCCAATCCGATTGAAGAACATTTGAATGAATGTGTACATTATGCGTCATCAAAAAATGTATCTAATTTGCATTTTACAGTTTCAGAAATACACCAAAATTTATTTGAAATAGCGGTTGATGAAATTAAAGGGAAGATTGAAAAACCTTCAGGTATTAAGATTGATATTGGATATTCCTATCAAAGCAAACGTACTGATTCGATTACATTAGATGGAAAAAATAAGCTGGTAAAAGATAAAGATGATAATTTAATTTTCAGACCAGGCGGACATGGGGCTTTGATTGAAAATTTAAATAATCTGGATGCAGATGTAATTTTTATTAAAAATATAGACAATGTAATTCAGAATCATATTGATCAAATTACATTATATAAAAAAGCTTTAGCAGGTATTTTAGTGGAGATGCAGCAGAAAGTTTTTGAATATTTAAGACTAATTGACCAAGAGAAAATAAAAGAAGATAATATTAAAGAAATCCTTCTTTTTTTAGAGAATGGCTTTAATGTTGAAATGACTGCTGATTTCAATAAATTTACTTTTGAAAATAAAATAAGTAAGCTTAAAGAACTTTTAGATAGACCAACTCGTGTTTGCGGAATGGTTAAGAATGAAGGAGAACCAGGAGGCGGACCTTTTTGGGTTATGAACAAAAAAGGAATAAAATCACTTCAAATTGTAGAAACTTCGCAAGTTGATTTAGAAGACAAAAAACAAGAAAGAATTTTAGCTGAGGCAACACATTTTAATCCAGTAGATTTAGTTTGCGGTATAAAAAACTATAAAAACGAAAAGTTTGATCTGTTGCAATATGTAGATCAAAAAGCGGGATTTATTGTAGAAAAAAGCGTTGAAGGAAAATCGGTTAAAAATTACGAATTGCCAGGTTTATGGAATGGATCAATGGCCAATTGGCTAACTGTTTTTGTTGCTGTTCCTTTGATTACTTTTAATCCAGTAAAAACAGTAAACGATTTGTTGAAAGCGGCTCATCAGCCACAATAA
- the greA gene encoding transcription elongation factor GreA, with product MSKVSYYTAEGLKKLKDELEHLKSVMRPKASQDIADARDKGDLSENAEYDAAKEAQGLLEMRISKLEEVYANARLIDESQLDVSKVLVLSNVKIKNQSNGMEMKYTLVAESEADLKTGKISVTSPIGKGLLGKSVGEVAEITVPNGVLKFEILEISRD from the coding sequence ATGAGTAAAGTATCTTATTATACAGCAGAAGGATTAAAAAAATTAAAAGATGAATTGGAGCATTTAAAAAGTGTAATGCGTCCAAAAGCATCTCAAGATATTGCAGATGCAAGAGATAAAGGTGACTTGTCTGAAAATGCAGAATATGATGCAGCAAAAGAAGCGCAAGGTTTATTAGAAATGAGAATTTCTAAACTTGAAGAAGTTTATGCAAATGCAAGATTAATAGACGAATCTCAATTAGATGTTTCTAAAGTTTTGGTTTTATCGAATGTAAAAATCAAAAACCAAAGTAACGGAATGGAGATGAAATATACTCTTGTTGCAGAAAGTGAGGCAGATTTAAAAACAGGAAAAATCTCTGTAACTTCTCCTATCGGAAAAGGATTGTTAGGGAAATCTGTTGGAGAAGTAGCTGAAATTACAGTTCCTAATGGGGTTTTAAAATTTGAAATTCTAGAAATCTCAAGAGACTAA
- the arfB gene encoding alternative ribosome rescue aminoacyl-tRNA hydrolase ArfB, whose protein sequence is MDADKIISELNFKAVRSSGAGGQNVNKVSSKVVLSFDLNTSQALSEDEKLLLQENIAARLTSENILILNCDEDRSQLKNKEIVTKRFLEIIKKGLYVPKIRKATKVPKAVIKKRIKDKKNISDLKQSRRKPNLD, encoded by the coding sequence ATGGATGCAGACAAAATCATATCAGAGTTAAATTTCAAAGCTGTTCGAAGCAGTGGAGCAGGTGGACAAAACGTGAATAAAGTTTCATCTAAAGTAGTTTTGAGTTTTGATCTGAATACTTCGCAAGCTTTATCTGAAGACGAAAAATTACTTTTACAGGAAAATATAGCAGCAAGATTAACTTCTGAAAACATCTTGATTTTAAATTGCGATGAAGACCGAAGTCAGCTTAAAAACAAAGAAATTGTAACCAAACGATTTTTGGAAATTATTAAAAAAGGACTTTATGTTCCTAAAATTAGAAAAGCTACGAAAGTTCCAAAAGCAGTAATTAAGAAAAGAATCAAAGACAAAAAGAATATTTCTGATCTAAAACAATCTAGAAGAAAACCTAACTTAGATTAA
- the pnuC gene encoding nicotinamide riboside transporter PnuC yields the protein MIDFFLESYKNAPLWHIALEFLVFVCGILSVWFAKKENIWVYPTGLIATAISVYLLYIAGYMGDMIINAYFSVMSIYGWYVWAKGGTAEDNLPITRTSFNEKIIGILLFIVTVFVVFGIYKYFGYEIHKDNYVDMISSGIFFAGMWYMARKKIENWTLWIIGDIIVVPLYAYRGLGMLSLQYIIFTILAISAYLEWRKILNSKKQIS from the coding sequence ATGATAGATTTTTTTTTAGAAAGTTATAAAAATGCACCGCTTTGGCACATTGCTTTGGAGTTTCTGGTATTTGTCTGCGGAATTTTAAGTGTGTGGTTTGCTAAAAAAGAAAACATCTGGGTATATCCAACAGGATTAATCGCTACTGCAATATCGGTTTACCTGCTTTATATTGCGGGTTATATGGGAGATATGATCATAAATGCTTATTTTTCAGTTATGAGTATTTATGGATGGTACGTCTGGGCAAAAGGAGGAACTGCAGAAGATAATCTGCCAATTACCCGTACAAGTTTTAATGAAAAAATAATCGGAATCTTACTGTTTATTGTGACTGTTTTTGTAGTTTTCGGGATTTATAAATATTTTGGATACGAAATTCATAAAGACAATTATGTCGATATGATTTCGTCTGGAATATTTTTCGCAGGAATGTGGTATATGGCCAGAAAAAAAATAGAAAACTGGACACTTTGGATTATTGGTGATATTATTGTTGTGCCTCTCTATGCTTATCGTGGCTTAGGAATGTTGTCGCTTCAATACATAATTTTTACAATTTTGGCTATTTCAGCTTATTTAGAATGGAGAAAGATCTTAAACAGCAAAAAACAAATATCATAA